Genomic DNA from Solanum dulcamara chromosome 4, daSolDulc1.2, whole genome shotgun sequence:
AAAATTGTAGTCACCCTTTAATACTAAACAAGTATATGTCAAAACACTATCCTTATTCCATATCTTGCACATTCTACAATTACCCTGGGTTAGCACCTTCTATATCTAATCAAACAGTGGAAAcatgataaaagaaaatgatttccaagagTAATTTTTTTCAcgagaaaaaagaaagacatTTTCATCAATACCAAAGCCCAAAGGCGCCCTAATATTTCGGAATTGGAGAATAGCAGCAAAGAGAAACAAGTTTAAAGCAACCCCTTTTGAATTCTTGATTATACTAAAGAGagcaaattcaaatttcaatgtGTGGAAGAGGAATAGAACCTGCGCCATTAGATCCGACAAGAAGGCAGCGGTCACCGGGATAAAGGGTAAGATTGAAATCATCTATCAAAGGGGTAGATCCGGGAGGCGGATGGCCATCGATACCAGGGTAGGTGAATCTGAGGTTGCTGATCTCCACTGATGGCTTTTTGTCTTCCTTTAACGCCATAACCTTTCAAGTGTTCGATGAAATGCGGTAGAGAAATAGAGTAAAGAGAGTATTAATTCAGCTTGTAACACAGGTTAATATAGTGattagaaaaagagagaagGAATGTGAATGTGAAAGGATATGCAAGATTCAGCCATGGCCACGTTCTTTGCTTATTTCCCACGTATATATACTTTCCCTTCCAACTACTATACGTCTATACCTGCAACTCGCCGACGGGCGACAGAAGTTCAATGGTCTGAATTTAATGGCACAGTTGGAAAACTTATTTTATTAGTACGTCTTTTTCTAAATGGTTGTTGATTATTGTgagttatatatttttatctaattttaaaatatataatttttatttcaaattttttgaagCTTTTGTTTTTAAATTCACGATTAAACTTAATAGTTTTGATTCTTGAAATTTCAACTTTGTTATATAAGttgaaataaaaagagtaaGAGACACCAATACCATATATAGTGAAATTTCACAAAATGAGATTGCGAGAGAGTAGAGTGTATGCAGGATAGACCTTAGTACTACCTCTCCGAGATAGAAATATTGCTTTTGAAAAATACTGGGTTCAAGCACATAGAAGCATAAATCAAAGGAAAACCATTAAAGCTAATAGCAAAGCAATGCGGAAAAGATATGTAATGAACcgtaacaataacaataaggaGTGGTCACCTAAACACAATAATTTTAggttatattttatgtatatattaagaTAGTTTTTCaacatttattaaatttaattattcttGTATCTTATTAActtgaaataattataaaaattcataattttaaaaaattctcatatataaaaataaaatctcttataaaaaaatataaaccaAAAATAAATCTATAAAAAGTTGCATACCGAATCTCTTTTCGAAAGATCACTCTTGTTTCCTCCTCTGTACTCCATGGTCCTGATTAGGCGTGTCGTTTTGGATCGATTAttgatcaaaattaaaattatattaatttaattgatttttaaattattaaaatcaaatcaaataaaatatatatttactgGTTTGTTTATTATCGGTTTCGATTTGATTTGATTCGGTTATTTGGTTATATATTAATCatacacaaaaattaaaaaaaaaataattcattcaaatgagcaaaaaagacaaaattcattcaagaagaaataaattattttcgtGCCATTTGTGATCTTCTAATTCTTATACCAGAACttcaattatatttaattttctgCTTATATTGTTAGCTAATTCAATGTGCTATCAACATAAATTTACTGAATAATGCATAAACTAATGATATTGTTCACAAATAAAAGACGCATcatactatatttttttaaaattagtgtcctgcatttttgcataaaaaatgttcataaaaaataatatatgtatatataattatgaaaataaattgtatATAATTTGTCCTTCagttatttcatcaattttttttgaataaaatcaaaacacaatcaaatattatcgatttttaaaaaatataaaatcaaaccaaataaaaattgatttggtttgaataAGAGAAACATTCCATTTCTTGTCGACCAAAAAAATCCCTCTTTCCTTGTTGGTTCTTATAATTGTGAttacaccttgtttggatggttgttactcGTTGAATTGTatagtattatttatttaaatatagtgtttgttttaattgttatttaaattctattttatcatatcgtttaaatttatttttaggtAATGACGAAAAGTCCTATTTTATGTAACGACTGATTTGGTGTGATCGCGTTgttaccttaatatttttttctcattttatctttattttttattgaataagTATATTTGATCTTTTACCCTACTTTTTCATAAAGTTTTATCCCATATCTATCTTtggagccgagggtctatcggaaacagccgttctatcttggtaggagtaaggtcttcGTACACTTTATCTTCCCCAAACCCCACATTATGGAATTTCACtgaattattattgttattatattcaaattataaatatatgaCATTATATAACGTGATACAATCTATTCAAACAgtatattcattaaaataatacaatataatacaataattATATTACGAAACAATCGTCTAAACAAAATGTAAGCGGAGATGGACTGAAGATCTGATTTGTTCTCTCTTTTCGGACCTCCATTTTCTTCTACAAGTTTTCCCAATACAGACATTCGACTACCTGATTTTGCAGCTATTCAGGTAAACTCTCCTCATTTTTGCGCGTCTCTTCTCTCTCAGTCCAATTAGGGTTCAAATCATTTTTACCCCATCTTGTGTACTCAAATCTCACTTTAGATCAACTTTACTAACTTGGGTTAGAGGCGTAGTAGTtgttgtcattttttttttttccttatgtGTTATTAGCATCGAAGGCAATATTGTTCTGATTGTTTCCAGTAAAAATTGACTGTAATCTATTCTTGATAAGAGATCAAGAACtgtatttttccttcttttgggaaATGCCCCACTTGTGGGTTTTCACTGTGTTTGTTGTTTTTACTTCTTTGTATGTTCTTCAGAAAATATACCTGAAACCTTCAATTACCAAGATTGTAAATTGAATTCATTCAGATCAAGAAAGAAAAGGATTCAATATAAATGGCAGCTATTTACAGCCTTTACATCATCAACAAATCAGGAGGGCTTATCTTCTGCAAGGTGAATTCAAATTCCAACACTTTTCAGCTTAGGTCAttttattttgttcttatttgtggttttaatggatattttgttcttatttgtGGTTTAAATGGATGTGTAAAATTCCTTAGGATTATGGTTCTGCTGGAAAAATGGACACAAATGATAGTTTGAGACTGGCTAGTCTCTGGCATTCTATGCATGCTATCTCTCAGCAGTTGTCCCCAGTTAATGGTTGTGCCGGTATTGAACTCCTGCAAGCTGATACGTTTGATCTCCATTGCTTCCAATCTCTTACCGGTAATTCTTACATCTCCACCATTTTGTCTTTTTCTGATTTATTTTTGAGATGCATCTTTTTCTTTTGGAGATTTTTATCAGCTTTAGTTTTTGACATCTTTTTCATCATATATCTCGTGTTATAGATTGTACGGGTTATCTTTTTGTGAAGGAAACATGTAGTTATAAATGTTCACCTATAAGCTTGAAAGGAACTAAAGCTTACTCAGTAGCAACAAGGTTCCAAACTTAAATCTTAATCTTTGGCTACAACACATGATCCCTCTAGCTCAGCTAGATTGTGCACTGAATTAACTGGATAAATTGTGCTTTTTATCATCTTTATATGTAACCCAGAAACGACTTCAAAAATGTGGAGAATCAAATTTTGCTTAATCACTTATGATCTTTCTTCCCCACAAAAGAGCAAAGTATCATCTGCTTAAAGCAGATATGAAACTGTAACTGAATTGCCAGTAGGTTTGCCTACCTTGAAGCCTTCAATCCCATTTCATTTGACATGTTTTTTGAAGCATCTTGATAAGACCTTCCATTACTAGAATGGGAAAAGGGGAGGGCAGTCTCCCTGTCTTAGCCCTTTTGAGGAGAAAAGAAACCTACAGGTCCTCTATTAATGAGCACAAAGTATTTTACTGTTGTTAGACTGAATATAATCCACCTGATCCTCCTATTCCCAAATTCCATCCTTCTCAAGATTGTAAAAAGATGAGCCCAATTATGCTTTTCAAAAAGCTTTTCAATGTCAAGTTTAAACAACATCCCCGGTTCTCCTGACTTTTGCCTCCAGTCCAACACCTCATTTTCTATCAGTAAGCATCTGAGATCTGTCTACCTTAAACACATGCATTTTGGAAAGTTTAAAACCAGCTTTCCAATCACAGTTTTGAGCCTCTCTGCTGCTATTTTTTACACATTCCCAATAAGGCTGATAGGCTTATAATCTTTTAATTCTATTGCTCCTTTTTGGGAATGAGCCAATAAACGATGCATTACATGATTTGACCATAGGGTAGCTGTGATGAAAGTGGTTTAGGACCCCAAACACCTCAGATTTAATGATCTCCCATGCCCTTTGAGAAAAAACCTTTGTGAATTCATCAGGACCTGGTGTCTTATCAGGTGCCCAAGCGTTTTTGGTAGTATGAATTTTTTCCTATTTGGGATTCCTTCCCACCCATgctctttcatccatggagaTGATCCTTGTCAATAAACCAGTTCTGTTGGCTTAACTTTCTTGAATCTGGTACTTTTCTTCCTTGGATGCATAGCTTGGTTGCAAATGCTAAATTCGCTCAATTGAACTGACTTTAAATGGACAAGGATTTAAATTTTTCCCGGTTCTATTGCAGCTCCTCTAATAGAATCCGCAGCCCCTAGCTTACTGT
This window encodes:
- the LOC129886070 gene encoding uncharacterized protein LOC129886070 yields the protein MAAIYSLYIINKSGGLIFCKDYGSAGKMDTNDSLRLASLWHSMHAISQQLSPVNGCAGIELLQADTFDLHCFQSLTGTKFFVVCEPGMLHMESLLKYIYELYTDYVLKNPFYEMEMPIRCELFDINLSQAVQKDRVALLGR